A genomic window from Prochlorococcus sp. RS04 includes:
- a CDS encoding methyltransferase domain-containing protein — MDNKKWNEKIQNNFNDAAYRYLEHSNIQKFFAKKIVHLIKDLNPQKKGEWIDLGSGPGLLADEIEKISSQKVSRIDFSKKMLLENKLSRKKILWDLNNDLPSEINNCSLLTSNFCIHWLNNPEKIIKNWFSKLKPGGFLIISYPTKDCFPEWKDTCKKIDIEYSGLNFLCSKELLKDFKSTEIHYSKQFNYLENFEDVYKLFRSIKNVGAQSTNCKRKTVKELKEIQKFWPKNYNNTVNLSWQIEIQVINKL, encoded by the coding sequence ATGGATAATAAAAAGTGGAATGAGAAAATACAAAATAATTTCAATGATGCTGCATATAGGTATTTAGAGCATTCAAATATTCAGAAATTTTTTGCAAAAAAGATTGTTCATCTTATCAAAGATTTAAATCCCCAAAAAAAAGGTGAATGGATAGATCTAGGGTCAGGACCAGGACTATTAGCAGATGAAATAGAAAAAATTTCTTCCCAAAAAGTATCCAGAATTGATTTCAGCAAGAAAATGCTTCTTGAGAATAAATTATCTAGAAAAAAAATTTTATGGGACTTGAATAATGATTTACCTTCTGAAATAAATAACTGTTCTCTATTAACATCTAACTTTTGCATACATTGGTTAAACAACCCAGAAAAGATAATAAAAAATTGGTTTAGCAAATTAAAACCTGGAGGTTTTTTAATCATTTCATATCCAACAAAAGATTGTTTTCCTGAATGGAAAGATACTTGTAAAAAAATTGATATTGAATATAGTGGTCTTAATTTCCTTTGCTCTAAAGAATTATTAAAAGATTTCAAATCAACTGAAATACATTATTCAAAACAGTTTAATTATCTTGAAAATTTTGAAGATGTATATAAACTTTTTAGAAGCATTAAAAATGTAGGAGCACAATCAACAAACTGTAAACGCAAAACAGTGAAAGAGTTAAAGGAAATTCAAAAATTTTGGCCAAAGAATTACAATAATACAGTGAACCTTTCATGGCAAATTGAGATTCAAGTCATAAATAAATTATGA
- a CDS encoding class II fumarate hydratase, producing the protein MTKNFRIEKDSMGTIEVPMEALWGAQTQRSIINFSIGEELIPIELIYSLTLIKKAASIANFNLGLIDKKKKDLIVEACTEILDGLHDSQFPLKVWQTGSGTQTNMNVNEVISNIAALKTNSELGSHQPIHPNDDVNKSQSTNDTFPAAIQISVVNEIIKNLVPTIRELTKVLDKKSEEWKDLIKIGRTHFQDAVPLTFGQEISGWSEQLKDAENAIIISLNELYFLPLGGTAVGTGINCPKGFCEESIKSISYDTNLMFYKSKNNFSIMASHDRLAQVMSQIKILAGALFKISNDIKILSSGPRSGIYELIIPKNEPGSSIMPGKINPTQCEALSMVCTQIMGLEYAVSMANSSGTLQMNEYKPLIGFNILTSLKLLKNVIENFRIKLVDGMEPNQNRMKLNLENSLMLVTAIVPKVGYEKAAEIANLAFKESLNLKEATIKLGYLNEDEFDEAMNFNSMI; encoded by the coding sequence ATGACCAAAAACTTTAGGATTGAAAAAGATAGTATGGGAACAATAGAGGTTCCCATGGAAGCTTTGTGGGGTGCTCAAACACAAAGATCGATAATAAATTTTTCTATTGGAGAAGAATTAATTCCAATTGAGTTAATTTATTCACTGACCCTCATAAAAAAAGCTGCTTCAATTGCGAATTTCAATTTAGGTTTAATAGATAAAAAGAAAAAAGATTTGATTGTGGAGGCATGTACGGAAATACTTGATGGGCTTCACGATTCACAGTTTCCCTTAAAGGTTTGGCAAACAGGTAGTGGCACGCAAACAAATATGAATGTTAATGAGGTAATTTCAAATATTGCAGCTTTAAAAACTAATTCAGAGCTTGGTAGTCATCAACCAATTCATCCGAATGATGATGTAAATAAATCTCAGTCAACAAATGACACTTTCCCTGCTGCTATTCAAATATCTGTTGTTAATGAAATAATCAAAAATTTAGTTCCAACGATCAGAGAACTTACTAAGGTCCTTGATAAAAAAAGTGAAGAATGGAAAGACCTTATAAAGATAGGAAGAACCCATTTTCAAGATGCAGTTCCCCTTACTTTTGGGCAAGAAATATCAGGATGGTCAGAGCAACTTAAAGATGCTGAGAATGCAATTATTATAAGTCTGAATGAATTGTATTTCTTACCTCTAGGAGGAACTGCGGTTGGTACAGGGATTAATTGTCCAAAAGGATTTTGTGAAGAGTCTATAAAATCAATTTCCTATGATACTAATCTAATGTTCTATAAATCAAAAAATAACTTTTCTATCATGGCCTCGCATGATCGTCTTGCTCAAGTAATGAGTCAGATAAAAATATTAGCAGGTGCATTATTTAAAATTTCAAATGATATAAAAATTCTATCTTCTGGTCCAAGATCAGGAATATATGAACTAATTATTCCTAAAAATGAACCTGGAAGTTCTATTATGCCGGGTAAAATTAATCCAACTCAATGCGAAGCCTTATCAATGGTTTGTACACAGATAATGGGTCTTGAATATGCAGTCTCAATGGCAAATTCTAGCGGCACTTTACAGATGAATGAATATAAGCCTCTTATTGGATTTAATATTCTCACAAGTTTAAAATTACTTAAAAATGTAATAGAAAACTTCAGAATAAAATTAGTTGATGGGATGGAACCTAATCAAAATAGAATGAAGTTAAATTTAGAAAATTCACTAATGTTGGTTACAGCCATAGTGCCAAAAGTTGGTTATGAAAAAGCAGCTGAAATTGCAAACCTTGCCTTCAAAGAATCATTAAATTTAAAAGAGGCAACAATTAAATTAGGTTATTTAAACGAAGATGAATTTGATGAAGCAATGAATTTCAATTCAATGATTTGA
- a CDS encoding DEAD/DEAH box helicase — protein MLNLEEYFPFPLDDFQLEAIRAINSGNSVVLTAPTGSGKTLIGEFAIYRGLSHDSRVFYTTPLKALSNQKFRDFANQYGENQVGLLTGDISINREAPILVMTTEIFRNMLYGEFDEFDDPLENLESVILDECHYMNDPQRGTVWEETIIHCPTRTQIIALSATIANADQLQNWIEKVHGPTVLINSDKRPVPLDFIFCSAKGFHPLLNNKGNGIHPNCKIWRAPKGQKIRGKVGRIMQPKSPSIGFVISKLAERNMLPVIYFIFSRRGCDKAIENIKDLTLVSYSEASMISQKLDVYLKNNQEAIKDKSQCEALKRGIASHHAGLLPAWKELVEELFQQGLIKVVFATETLAAGINMPARTTVISSLSKRTEDGHRLLFSSEFLQMSGRAGRRGKDTQGYVVTLQTRFEGAKEASALAISKPNALESQFTPSYGMVLNLLQSYTLAKSKELIKRSFGSFLYLGESSGENIILENLDQDLIELKKITSNVSWKDFDAYEKLKNRLKEERRLLKILEKQSAEKLSEEITNALPYIKDGSLISIKAPQIKRKIVPGLICKKIYESQKIKSLLCLTIDNLFILIKPSYIVSIFNDLDVIDVLGLEVPKMYFSGEVFRGDDMSMCYADRILEVSKKNDLQTPQYDLTTEVLAQKQQINNLEETVTDHPAHRFGDSKKLKKYRKRIIDVEQEINIRKKLLEDKENHNWRTFTDLIKILNHFGCLNDYELTEVGQTVGAIRSENELWIGLVLVSGYLDDLDPPELAAIIQAICVDVRRPNLWCNFKPSLKVIDVFNELDGLRKLVSFQQTKFNIEIPIYLETELTGIISEWARGKKWKDLVFNTSLDEGDVVRIIRRSIDVLSQVQYCIGVSNKLKTKAKLALKAINRFPVSESNDLIKVSEDINPATKRIDNNF, from the coding sequence TTGCTTAATTTAGAGGAATATTTCCCCTTTCCGCTAGATGATTTCCAATTAGAAGCAATACGAGCTATTAATAGCGGGAATTCTGTTGTTTTAACAGCACCAACAGGTTCGGGCAAAACATTGATAGGTGAATTTGCTATATATAGAGGTTTATCTCATGACAGCAGAGTTTTTTATACAACACCTTTAAAGGCCCTATCAAACCAAAAGTTCAGAGATTTTGCTAATCAATATGGTGAGAATCAAGTTGGTCTTTTAACTGGAGATATAAGCATAAATAGAGAAGCACCAATCTTAGTCATGACGACTGAGATTTTTAGGAACATGCTTTATGGGGAATTTGATGAATTTGATGATCCCTTAGAAAATTTAGAATCTGTGATTCTTGATGAGTGTCATTATATGAATGACCCCCAAAGAGGTACAGTTTGGGAGGAAACTATAATCCATTGCCCTACTAGAACTCAAATAATAGCTTTATCGGCAACAATAGCCAATGCAGATCAATTGCAAAATTGGATAGAAAAAGTTCATGGGCCCACAGTACTAATTAATAGTGATAAGAGACCAGTCCCACTTGATTTTATTTTTTGTAGTGCTAAAGGCTTCCATCCACTTTTAAATAATAAGGGTAATGGAATTCATCCAAACTGTAAGATTTGGAGAGCTCCTAAAGGGCAGAAAATAAGAGGTAAAGTGGGTAGGATAATGCAACCAAAGTCTCCCTCAATTGGCTTTGTGATCTCGAAACTAGCTGAACGAAATATGTTGCCAGTTATTTATTTTATCTTTAGTAGAAGAGGATGTGACAAGGCTATTGAGAATATAAAAGATTTAACTTTAGTAAGTTATTCAGAAGCAAGTATGATATCCCAAAAATTAGATGTTTATCTTAAAAATAATCAGGAAGCAATTAAAGATAAATCTCAATGCGAGGCATTAAAACGCGGTATTGCATCTCATCATGCTGGATTATTGCCTGCATGGAAAGAATTAGTTGAGGAATTATTTCAGCAAGGTTTGATAAAAGTTGTTTTTGCCACTGAAACTCTTGCTGCAGGAATAAATATGCCCGCAAGAACAACTGTTATTTCTTCTTTATCTAAAAGGACAGAAGATGGTCATAGATTATTATTTAGCAGTGAATTTTTGCAAATGTCAGGAAGAGCTGGAAGAAGAGGAAAAGATACCCAAGGATATGTTGTTACATTGCAAACAAGATTCGAAGGTGCCAAAGAAGCAAGTGCACTGGCTATAAGCAAACCAAATGCTTTAGAAAGTCAATTCACTCCAAGCTATGGAATGGTACTTAATCTTTTACAAAGTTATACTTTAGCGAAGTCCAAAGAATTAATTAAAAGAAGTTTTGGTAGTTTTTTATATTTAGGTGAATCATCAGGTGAGAATATAATTCTTGAAAATTTAGATCAGGATTTAATTGAGTTAAAAAAAATTACATCTAACGTTTCGTGGAAAGATTTTGATGCATACGAAAAGTTAAAAAATCGTCTTAAAGAAGAGAGAAGACTCTTGAAAATTTTAGAAAAACAATCAGCAGAAAAATTATCAGAAGAGATAACCAATGCACTTCCATATATAAAAGATGGAAGCTTAATTTCAATTAAAGCTCCCCAAATTAAAAGAAAAATTGTTCCAGGATTAATTTGTAAGAAAATATATGAATCCCAAAAAATTAAGAGTTTATTGTGTTTGACAATTGATAATTTATTTATTCTTATAAAACCGTCATACATAGTAAGTATTTTTAATGATTTGGATGTAATTGATGTCTTAGGACTTGAAGTGCCAAAGATGTATTTTTCTGGAGAGGTATTTAGGGGAGATGATATGTCGATGTGTTATGCGGATCGAATTTTAGAAGTTTCTAAAAAAAATGATTTACAAACTCCACAATATGATTTGACAACGGAAGTTTTGGCCCAAAAGCAACAAATTAATAATTTAGAAGAAACGGTTACTGATCATCCTGCACACAGATTTGGAGACTCCAAGAAATTAAAGAAATATAGAAAAAGAATTATTGATGTTGAACAAGAAATAAATATTAGAAAAAAACTTCTTGAGGATAAAGAAAATCACAACTGGAGAACTTTTACTGATTTGATTAAAATTTTGAATCATTTTGGTTGTTTAAATGATTATGAATTGACAGAAGTTGGACAAACAGTTGGTGCAATAAGAAGTGAAAATGAATTATGGATTGGTCTTGTATTAGTTAGTGGTTATTTAGACGATTTAGATCCTCCTGAGTTAGCTGCAATTATTCAAGCTATATGTGTTGATGTAAGGAGGCCTAATCTTTGGTGTAATTTCAAGCCTTCTCTAAAGGTAATAGATGTTTTTAATGAATTAGATGGTTTAAGAAAATTAGTCTCTTTTCAACAAACTAAGTTTAATATTGAAATTCCTATCTATTTAGAAACAGAATTGACTGGAATTATTTCTGAATGGGCAAGAGGAAAAAAATGGAAAGATTTGGTTTTTAATACTTCACTGGACGAAGGTGATGTAGTGAGGATTATTAGAAGATCAATTGATGTCCTTTCTCAAGTGCAATACTGTATTGGTGTTAGTAATAAATTAAAAACGAAAGCTAAGCTAGCATTAAAAGCTATCAATCGTTTTCCTGTTTCTGAATCTAATGATCTTATAAAAGTCTCTGAAGATATTAATCCTGCAACAAAAAGAATTGACAATAATTTTTAA
- the purB gene encoding adenylosuccinate lyase produces MIERYTLPEMGKIWTDSAKFQSWLKVEIAACEANFSLGKIPENAMKEIRSNAKFDETRITEIEKEVKHDVIAFLTSVNEFVGDSGRYIHVGMTSSDVLDTGLSLQLKDSCELLLEEIENLENEIRFLARKHKNTLMIGRSHAIHGEPISFGFKLAGWLAEIIRNKKRLLTLKDSVAIGQISGAMGTYANTNPKVEQITCDLLGLKPDTASTQVISRDRHAEYVQTIALVGASLDRFSTEIRNLQRTDVLEVEEGFTKGQKGSSAMPHKRNPIRSERVSGLARILRSYVLTALENVPLWHERDISHSSNERIMLPDVSICLHFMLREMQDIVSNLEVYPKNMLKNLNIYGGVIFSQKVLLLLVEKGLSREKAYSLVQKNAHLAWNTQNGNFKQNIERDNEIMDFIDQSDLEECFNPSIHLNNLSVIWEKLGI; encoded by the coding sequence GTGATCGAGCGTTACACATTACCCGAAATGGGGAAAATCTGGACTGATAGCGCAAAATTCCAGAGTTGGCTTAAGGTTGAGATAGCTGCATGTGAAGCAAATTTTTCCCTGGGAAAAATTCCTGAGAATGCTATGAAAGAGATACGTTCAAATGCAAAGTTTGATGAAACTAGAATTACAGAAATTGAGAAAGAAGTTAAACATGATGTCATAGCATTTCTTACAAGCGTTAATGAATTTGTAGGAGATTCTGGAAGATATATTCATGTTGGTATGACCAGTAGTGATGTACTTGATACTGGCTTATCTCTTCAGTTAAAAGATTCTTGCGAATTGTTATTAGAAGAAATTGAGAACCTAGAAAATGAAATCAGATTTTTAGCAAGGAAGCATAAAAATACATTAATGATTGGTAGATCTCATGCAATTCATGGGGAGCCAATTTCCTTCGGTTTTAAACTTGCTGGATGGTTAGCAGAAATAATTAGGAATAAAAAAAGATTGTTAACTCTGAAAGATTCTGTAGCAATTGGACAAATAAGTGGTGCAATGGGAACTTACGCTAATACGAATCCTAAAGTAGAACAAATAACTTGTGATTTACTCGGCTTAAAACCTGATACAGCAAGCACGCAGGTTATATCGAGAGATAGACATGCAGAATATGTTCAAACTATTGCACTAGTTGGTGCTTCTCTAGATAGATTCTCAACTGAAATAAGAAATTTACAAAGAACTGATGTTTTAGAAGTTGAGGAGGGCTTTACAAAAGGGCAAAAAGGAAGTTCTGCCATGCCTCATAAAAGAAATCCTATTCGAAGTGAAAGAGTAAGTGGTTTAGCAAGAATTTTGAGGAGTTACGTCTTAACAGCACTTGAAAATGTTCCACTTTGGCACGAAAGAGATATAAGCCATAGTTCAAATGAACGTATCATGCTACCTGATGTATCAATCTGCTTGCATTTTATGCTCAGGGAAATGCAAGATATAGTGAGCAATTTAGAAGTTTATCCAAAAAATATGCTCAAAAATTTAAATATATATGGTGGTGTAATATTTAGTCAGAAAGTTTTACTTTTGCTTGTAGAGAAGGGCTTGTCTAGAGAAAAAGCTTATAGCTTAGTACAAAAGAATGCGCATCTGGCCTGGAATACTCAGAATGGGAATTTCAAACAAAATATAGAGAGAGATAATGAAATTATGGATTTTATTGATCAAAGTGACTTAGAAGAATGTTTTAATCCTTCAATTCATCTCAATAATTTAAGTGTAATATGGGAGAAGTTAGGTATCTAG
- the bioD gene encoding dethiobiotin synthase, with protein MSSHKNTFKFIICGTDTDIGKTLISSFFVKGLNSFYWKPIQSGIESQTDSQTVEKLAQVSKEKIIKEAYVFTKPLSPHWAAEIDQKAINFDNLRLPKVKGSLIIETAGGLMVPITRNFLQIDQIKEWNLPVILVCKSSLGTLNHTLLSIEALKRRNIEILGLVVNGEKHLDNPKTLVDFSGIPLIAEFPYIKKMDSNNLDILWKELDIKNKLISLLNSKIS; from the coding sequence ATGAGTAGTCACAAAAATACTTTCAAATTTATAATCTGCGGAACAGATACTGATATTGGGAAAACTTTAATAAGCTCTTTTTTCGTTAAAGGATTAAATTCCTTTTATTGGAAACCCATTCAAAGTGGGATTGAATCCCAAACTGATAGCCAAACTGTTGAAAAACTTGCACAAGTAAGTAAAGAGAAAATAATCAAAGAAGCTTATGTCTTTACAAAACCTCTATCTCCGCATTGGGCTGCTGAAATAGATCAAAAAGCTATTAACTTTGATAATTTGAGATTACCAAAAGTGAAAGGCTCACTAATCATAGAAACTGCAGGTGGATTAATGGTTCCAATAACACGCAATTTTTTGCAAATAGATCAAATAAAAGAATGGAATCTTCCGGTAATACTTGTATGTAAGAGCTCACTTGGAACTCTTAACCATACTTTACTTAGTATTGAGGCCTTAAAACGAAGAAATATTGAAATTTTAGGTTTAGTAGTCAATGGAGAAAAACACCTAGATAATCCAAAAACTCTAGTTGATTTTAGTGGTATACCTTTAATTGCTGAATTTCCTTACATCAAAAAAATGGACTCAAATAATTTAGATATACTATGGAAAGAACTAGACATCAAGAATAAGTTGATCTCACTATTAAACTCAAAAATAAGTTAA
- a CDS encoding aminotransferase class I/II-fold pyridoxal phosphate-dependent enzyme codes for MKKVKIPKNRIRKLKTFSLGKKSFELLSLNSQNKKLIDLCSNDYFGLSRDKDLIKAAYEISLLEGIGSGSSRFITGSRPIHKLLETELAKWLDQEKVLLFPSGFQANIAAIQALANRNSIVVADKLIHNSLLVGVKAAQAKLVRFSHNNLKDLEDKIIKSNPTKNSILVVVESLYSMEGSIAPLREITEICKKNSVQLLVDEAHAIGILGPEGRGLSFNCRSDITMITGTFGKAFGSGGAFIASNSEIGEYLIQTSGAFRYTTALAPSLAAGALEGLKKILENKEWSNDLLSSANVWKDEIIKNFSFPVQGDSHILSIIVGQEEKAIYLQKYLEENGFLAIAIRPPTVPVGQSRIRITIRRNLDFNLLNNFIAVLKEFK; via the coding sequence ATGAAAAAAGTAAAAATTCCAAAAAATAGAATCCGCAAATTAAAAACATTTTCTTTAGGTAAAAAATCCTTCGAACTTCTAAGTTTAAATTCGCAAAATAAAAAACTTATAGACTTATGCAGTAATGATTATTTTGGATTAAGCAGGGATAAGGATTTAATAAAAGCTGCTTACGAAATAAGCTTGTTAGAAGGCATTGGTTCAGGAAGCTCTAGGTTTATTACAGGTTCAAGGCCAATACATAAATTATTAGAAACAGAACTTGCCAAGTGGCTTGATCAAGAGAAAGTGTTACTTTTCCCAAGCGGATTTCAAGCAAATATAGCCGCTATCCAGGCTTTAGCAAACAGAAATAGTATCGTAGTAGCAGATAAATTGATCCATAACTCTTTATTGGTTGGAGTCAAAGCTGCTCAAGCAAAACTAGTTCGATTCTCACACAATAATTTAAAAGATTTAGAAGATAAAATTATTAAATCTAACCCCACAAAAAATTCCATTTTAGTTGTTGTTGAATCTCTTTATAGCATGGAGGGATCAATTGCTCCGCTCAGAGAAATAACGGAAATTTGCAAAAAAAATAGTGTTCAATTATTAGTTGACGAAGCTCATGCAATTGGGATTTTGGGCCCTGAAGGCAGGGGTTTAAGTTTTAATTGTCGTTCAGATATAACTATGATTACTGGAACTTTTGGAAAAGCATTTGGAAGCGGTGGAGCTTTCATAGCTTCCAATTCAGAAATTGGAGAATATCTTATCCAAACAAGTGGTGCATTTAGGTATACAACAGCACTTGCGCCATCTTTGGCTGCTGGGGCACTAGAAGGTTTAAAAAAAATTTTAGAAAATAAAGAATGGAGTAATGATTTGTTATCTTCTGCGAATGTATGGAAAGATGAAATTATTAAAAATTTTAGTTTTCCAGTTCAGGGGGATTCTCACATTTTATCAATTATTGTTGGCCAAGAAGAGAAAGCAATTTATCTACAAAAATATCTCGAAGAAAATGGGTTTTTAGCAATTGCGATAAGACCTCCAACTGTTCCAGTGGGGCAATCAAGAATTAGAATAACAATACGAAGAAACTTAGATTTTAATCTGCTAAATAATTTCATTGCAGTATTAAAAGAGTTTAAATGA
- the queF gene encoding preQ(1) synthase, translated as MSTAKLEDSTQRPLYGERIIEESKIICFDNPNKKRIYEISIQLPEFTCKCPFSGYPDFAKLNIIYQPNLKVYELKSLKLYINNFRDIKISHEEVVNRIMDDLVNEGSPHWIHLNAAFNPRGNVSMQLDIFSGQKRN; from the coding sequence ATGAGTACAGCTAAATTAGAAGATTCGACTCAAAGACCGCTATATGGTGAAAGAATTATTGAAGAATCAAAAATAATTTGTTTCGATAATCCAAATAAGAAAAGAATTTATGAAATTTCTATTCAGTTACCTGAATTTACATGTAAGTGCCCCTTTTCTGGTTATCCAGATTTTGCAAAGCTAAATATTATTTATCAACCTAATTTGAAAGTCTATGAGTTGAAGTCTTTAAAACTTTACATTAATAATTTTAGAGACATAAAAATATCACATGAGGAAGTTGTGAATAGAATTATGGATGATTTAGTGAATGAAGGTTCACCTCACTGGATACATTTAAATGCTGCATTTAACCCCAGAGGGAATGTTTCTATGCAGTTAGATATTTTTAGTGGGCAGAAAAGAAATTAA
- a CDS encoding TlyA family RNA methyltransferase: MIKKSRLDLYLLNNGLCETRQKAQGLILAGKVRDINGKVWDKPGQQVLIGSEFFIDSEPMFVSRGGEKLLEAFKKLEIKVKDKICIDAGISTGGFTDCLLQQGAKLVYGIDVGYGQTAWKIRNNPKVILFERTNIRNLKPKDLLSRSNELPNFVVADLSFISLKLVFKSIGNLLEGDCIEGIFLIKPQFEVGKDKVSKGGVVRNPKFHTEAIQSVIYAAKNFQWNIKNLIASPLVGPAGNHEYLAWMKLGSQSNKSINSEYIQNLVKETL; the protein is encoded by the coding sequence ATGATTAAAAAAAGTAGATTAGACCTTTATCTTCTAAATAATGGTTTATGTGAAACTCGTCAAAAAGCCCAAGGTTTAATTCTTGCGGGTAAGGTTAGAGATATTAATGGAAAAGTATGGGATAAACCTGGACAACAAGTATTAATTGGATCTGAATTTTTTATTGATTCCGAACCTATGTTTGTATCAAGGGGCGGCGAAAAATTATTGGAGGCATTTAAAAAACTTGAAATTAAAGTAAAAGATAAAATATGTATTGACGCAGGAATCTCTACTGGGGGATTTACTGATTGCTTATTGCAACAAGGAGCAAAGTTAGTTTATGGGATAGATGTTGGTTATGGCCAGACTGCATGGAAGATTAGAAATAATCCAAAGGTCATACTTTTTGAAAGAACCAATATTCGCAATTTAAAACCTAAGGATCTTTTATCTAGAAGTAATGAATTACCAAATTTTGTTGTTGCTGATTTGTCTTTTATTTCATTAAAGTTAGTTTTTAAATCTATTGGTAATTTATTAGAAGGTGATTGTATTGAGGGAATATTTTTAATTAAACCCCAATTTGAGGTAGGTAAAGATAAAGTCAGTAAAGGAGGTGTTGTTCGCAATCCTAAATTCCATACTGAGGCTATACAGTCTGTTATCTATGCTGCTAAGAATTTCCAATGGAATATAAAGAATTTGATAGCTTCTCCGCTGGTAGGTCCTGCTGGGAATCATGAATATTTAGCTTGGATGAAATTAGGAAGTCAATCAAATAAAAGTATTAATAGTGAATATATACAAAATTTAGTAAAAGAAACTCTTTAA
- a CDS encoding P-II family nitrogen regulator: MKKIEAIIRPFKLEDVKIALVNSGIVGMTVSEVRGFGRQKGQVERYRGSEFTVEFLQKLKVEVVVEDEKVNSVIDAIAEAAKTGEIGDGKIFITSIDSVVRIRTGDKDEEAL, translated from the coding sequence ATGAAGAAAATTGAAGCAATCATACGTCCATTTAAACTGGAGGATGTAAAAATTGCATTAGTAAATTCCGGCATTGTTGGAATGACAGTTAGTGAAGTTAGAGGTTTTGGAAGGCAAAAAGGACAAGTTGAAAGATATAGAGGTTCCGAATTTACTGTTGAATTCCTTCAAAAACTCAAAGTAGAAGTTGTAGTAGAAGATGAAAAGGTTAATTCAGTGATAGATGCGATTGCTGAAGCAGCAAAAACTGGAGAGATAGGAGACGGAAAAATATTCATCACATCAATTGATTCAGTTGTAAGAATTAGAACTGGCGACAAAGACGAAGAAGCTCTTTAA